Proteins from a genomic interval of Actinomycetota bacterium:
- a CDS encoding glycosyltransferase family 1 protein, translating into MTEAVSGQQAGGQQAGGVTRPADGLSGAEAVVSKLTVAVDATPLVGPRTGVGAFAHGLLEALARRDDIEAAGYALSWRAYRSLAAALPPGVRHIRRSMPPQPLRAAWLRWAGPPAEWWTGAVDVVHGTNFVVPPTRGAAAVTTIHDLTPERFPELCSGDPLFYPRLLRLSLARGAWVHTVSQFVADEVVELLGADPSRVVVVPEAVPPVPDADPEEGRRLAGSDHYVLSLSTVEPRKDHLSLVRAFDRVAGSHPDVRLVIAGLEAWGSDGLDRAVAEMAHPERVSRLGYVSGGHRAALLRGATVLAFPSRYEGFGLPPLEAMAAGTPVVATDAGSLPEVLGDAALLVPVGDVEALAEALSAALADHGLRARLVAAGHAQVARYSWDRTAEGMADLYRKAAAGQVGGARG; encoded by the coding sequence GTGACCGAAGCGGTAAGCGGGCAGCAGGCGGGCGGGCAGCAGGCGGGCGGCGTCACCCGTCCCGCCGACGGGCTGTCGGGCGCGGAGGCGGTGGTGAGCAAGCTGACTGTGGCGGTCGACGCCACCCCACTGGTGGGCCCGCGGACGGGGGTGGGGGCCTTCGCCCACGGGCTGCTGGAGGCGCTGGCCCGCAGGGACGACATCGAGGCCGCCGGTTATGCCCTGAGCTGGCGGGCCTACCGCTCGCTGGCGGCCGCCCTGCCCCCCGGTGTCCGCCACATCCGCCGGTCGATGCCGCCCCAGCCGCTGAGGGCGGCCTGGCTGCGGTGGGCCGGCCCGCCCGCGGAGTGGTGGACGGGCGCGGTCGACGTCGTCCACGGCACCAACTTCGTGGTGCCGCCCACCCGGGGGGCGGCGGCCGTAACCACGATCCACGACCTGACCCCTGAACGGTTCCCCGAGCTGTGCTCCGGGGACCCGCTGTTCTACCCCCGGCTCCTGCGCCTGTCGCTGGCCCGGGGCGCGTGGGTACACACGGTCTCGCAGTTCGTGGCCGACGAGGTGGTCGAACTGCTGGGGGCCGACCCCTCGCGGGTGGTGGTCGTGCCCGAGGCCGTACCGCCCGTGCCCGACGCCGACCCCGAGGAGGGCCGGCGGCTGGCCGGTTCGGACCACTACGTGCTGTCGCTGAGCACCGTCGAGCCCCGCAAGGACCACCTTTCGCTGGTCCGGGCCTTCGACCGGGTGGCGGGCTCGCACCCCGACGTCCGGCTCGTCATCGCCGGGCTGGAGGCATGGGGGTCCGACGGCCTAGACCGGGCCGTGGCCGAGATGGCCCACCCCGAGCGGGTGTCCCGCCTGGGCTATGTCAGCGGCGGGCACCGGGCCGCCCTGCTCCGGGGGGCCACCGTGCTCGCTTTCCCGTCCCGCTACGAGGGTTTCGGGCTCCCGCCCCTGGAGGCCATGGCCGCGGGCACTCCGGTGGTGGCCACCGACGCCGGCTCGCTGCCCGAGGTTCTGGGCGACGCCGCCCTGCTCGTTCCCGTGGGCGACGTGGAGGCGCTGGCCGAGGCCCTGTCGGCCGCCCTGGCCGACCACGGGCTGCGTGCCCGCCTGGTGGCTGCCGGCCACGCCCAGGTGGCCCGCTACTCGTGGGACCGCACGGCCGAGGGCATGGCCGACCTCTACCGGAAGGCGGCCGCCGGGCAAGTCGGCGGGGCCCGGGGGTGA
- the cofD gene encoding 2-phospho-L-lactate transferase has protein sequence MSPPPRVAALAGGVGAARLLRGMVDVVAPEAVTAVVNTGDDVVLHGLQVCPDLDTVTYTLAGAVETGQGWGLAGESWATMEALGRYAPSAPPGSSAGATWFRLGDRDLATHLYRTGRLAEGAALSEVTGEVAAAWGVRATLLPMSDQRVETRVDVVGDGEIGFQDYFVRRRHSVVATGVRFAGAQAAAPAPGVLDAISGADVVVICPSNPVVSIGPVLAVPGIGAAVAARRDRTVAVSPIVAGAALKGPAARLMAELGHEPSVVGVARLYCGLAATLVVDERDASLADAVEQAGMRCVVTPAVMHGRAEAAALARAVLAAAGAPVVAQWGGLSATS, from the coding sequence TTGAGCCCGCCGCCGCGGGTGGCCGCCTTGGCCGGGGGCGTGGGAGCGGCCCGCCTCCTGAGGGGGATGGTCGACGTCGTGGCCCCGGAGGCCGTCACGGCGGTGGTCAACACGGGCGACGACGTGGTCCTGCACGGTCTCCAGGTCTGTCCCGACCTCGACACCGTCACCTACACGCTGGCGGGCGCCGTCGAGACAGGCCAGGGGTGGGGACTGGCGGGGGAGTCGTGGGCCACCATGGAGGCGCTGGGCCGCTACGCCCCGTCGGCCCCGCCGGGCTCGTCCGCCGGGGCCACGTGGTTCCGGCTCGGCGACCGTGACCTGGCCACCCACCTGTACCGCACAGGCCGCCTGGCCGAGGGCGCGGCGCTCTCGGAGGTGACCGGCGAGGTTGCGGCCGCCTGGGGGGTACGTGCCACGCTCCTGCCCATGAGCGACCAGCGGGTCGAGACCCGCGTCGACGTCGTCGGCGACGGTGAGATCGGGTTCCAGGACTACTTCGTACGCCGCCGCCACTCGGTGGTGGCCACCGGCGTGCGGTTCGCGGGGGCCCAGGCCGCGGCCCCGGCCCCGGGCGTGCTCGACGCCATCTCGGGAGCCGACGTGGTCGTGATCTGCCCGTCCAACCCCGTGGTCTCGATAGGCCCGGTGCTGGCGGTCCCCGGCATCGGGGCGGCGGTGGCCGCCCGGCGCGACCGGACGGTGGCCGTTTCGCCGATCGTCGCCGGTGCCGCCCTGAAGGGCCCGGCCGCCCGCCTGATGGCCGAGCTGGGCCACGAGCCGTCCGTGGTCGGCGTGGCCCGCCTCTACTGTGGGCTGGCGGCCACCCTGGTCGTCGACGAGCGCGACGCCTCCTTGGCGGATGCCGTCGAGCAGGCGGGGATGAGGTGCGTGGTGACGCCCGCGGTCATGCACGGGCGGGCGGAGGCGGCCGCCCTCGCCCGGGCCGTCCTGGCCGCCGCCGGGGCGCCGGTGGTCGCCCAATGGGGCGGGTTGAGCGCGACATCGTGA
- a CDS encoding glycosyltransferase family 2 protein, with translation MTDPSADVPEFKTLSVIVPVYNERNTVAEIVRRMRKVDLPLDLEIVMVDDASHDGTADILKALEDSTVQVVQHPANAGKGAAIRTGLGHVRGDLVLIQDADLEYDPDDWPKLLAPVLKGKAQVVYGSRFTGERRNMLFTHWVGNRFLSLVTNLLYNTTLSDMETCYKLFDRRVLDGITIDSNRFDFEPEITAKVLRRGYRIYEVPISYAGREYHEGKKITWKDGFRALWVLARYRFWRA, from the coding sequence GTGACTGACCCCTCCGCCGACGTCCCCGAGTTCAAGACCCTGTCGGTGATCGTGCCCGTCTACAACGAGCGCAACACCGTGGCCGAGATAGTCAGGCGCATGCGCAAGGTCGACCTGCCCCTCGACCTGGAGATCGTCATGGTCGACGACGCGTCGCACGACGGCACGGCCGACATCCTCAAGGCCCTGGAGGACTCCACCGTCCAGGTCGTCCAGCACCCGGCCAACGCCGGCAAGGGGGCGGCCATCCGCACCGGGCTGGGCCACGTGCGGGGCGACCTGGTGCTGATCCAGGACGCCGACCTGGAGTACGACCCCGACGACTGGCCCAAGCTGCTGGCCCCCGTCCTCAAGGGCAAGGCCCAGGTCGTCTACGGCAGCCGCTTCACAGGCGAGCGCCGCAACATGCTCTTCACCCACTGGGTGGGCAACCGCTTCCTCTCGCTCGTCACCAACCTGCTCTACAACACCACGCTGTCGGACATGGAGACCTGTTACAAGCTGTTCGACCGCCGGGTGCTCGACGGGATCACGATCGACTCCAACCGGTTCGACTTCGAGCCCGAGATCACGGCCAAGGTGCTGCGCCGGGGCTACCGCATCTACGAGGTGCCCATCTCCTACGCCGGCCGGGAGTACCACGAAGGCAAGAAGATCACGTGGAAAGACGGGTTCCGCGCCCTGTGGGTGCTGGCCCGCTACCGGTTCTGGAGGGCATGA
- a CDS encoding glycosyltransferase family 1 protein: MTDLRVSLDATAVPDHPTGAGRYVLELATRLSQARDVELFVLCRRGDADRWLAAGVPTVIDRAPPARPVRLAWEQVELPRILDQLEVDVHHGPHYTMPMRSGAPKVVTVHDMTFFDHPEWHERAKVMFFRRAIRAAAAKADALITGSGSAAGRIREILAPEREPFLIPHGVDHARFKPLDPTDRIGAQHDESARARLGIRQPYVTFVGTLEPRKDVPNLVRAFDLVAATMPDLRLVLAGAPGWGMEAIEAAIGNSRHRSRVKRVGYITEDEKVSLLRGAAAVAYPSIEEGFGLPVLESLASGGPLITTRGSAMAEVVDDAAILVTPCDVGELADALETTVRGGPEVDRRRRRGISVAAAYTWEASAAAHLEVYRTVADGAAARPAAS; encoded by the coding sequence GTGACTGACCTGAGGGTGAGCCTCGACGCCACGGCCGTGCCCGACCACCCGACGGGGGCGGGGCGCTACGTTCTCGAGCTGGCCACCCGGCTGAGCCAGGCCCGTGACGTCGAGCTGTTCGTGCTGTGCCGGCGAGGGGATGCCGACCGATGGCTGGCCGCAGGGGTGCCCACCGTCATCGACCGAGCCCCCCCGGCCCGGCCCGTCCGCCTGGCCTGGGAGCAGGTCGAGCTGCCACGAATCCTCGACCAGCTCGAGGTCGACGTGCACCACGGGCCGCACTACACGATGCCCATGAGGTCGGGGGCCCCCAAGGTCGTGACCGTGCACGACATGACCTTCTTCGACCACCCCGAATGGCACGAACGGGCCAAGGTCATGTTCTTCCGGCGGGCTATCCGGGCGGCTGCGGCCAAGGCCGACGCCCTGATCACCGGGAGCGGTTCGGCCGCCGGGCGCATCCGCGAGATCCTGGCCCCCGAACGGGAGCCGTTCCTCATCCCCCACGGGGTCGACCACGCTCGGTTCAAGCCGCTGGACCCCACCGACCGAATCGGTGCCCAGCACGACGAGTCGGCCCGCGCCCGGCTGGGCATCCGCCAGCCCTACGTGACCTTCGTCGGCACCCTCGAGCCCCGCAAGGACGTCCCCAACCTGGTCCGGGCCTTCGACCTGGTGGCCGCCACGATGCCCGACCTCCGGCTCGTGCTGGCCGGCGCCCCCGGCTGGGGCATGGAAGCCATCGAAGCGGCCATCGGGAACAGCCGCCACCGCAGCCGGGTCAAGAGGGTCGGTTACATCACCGAGGACGAGAAGGTCTCCCTGCTGAGGGGCGCGGCCGCGGTCGCCTACCCGTCGATCGAGGAGGGGTTCGGGCTGCCCGTGCTGGAGTCCCTGGCCAGCGGCGGGCCGCTGATCACGACCCGGGGCTCGGCCATGGCCGAGGTGGTCGACGACGCCGCCATCCTCGTCACCCCGTGCGACGTGGGCGAGCTGGCCGATGCCCTGGAGACGACGGTGCGGGGCGGGCCGGAAGTCGACCGGCGCCGGCGCCGAGGCATCTCGGTGGCGGCCGCCTACACATGGGAGGCGTCGGCCGCGGCCCACCTCGAGGTGTACCGCACGGTCGCCGATGGGGCGGCCGCCCGCCCGGCCGCCAGCTGA
- a CDS encoding glycosyltransferase family 2 protein, with protein MPDSPAAAVVVNYNARDALVACLASLRSEGVETVVVVDNDSQDGSAEAVAAADPDARFIATGANLGYGTAANRGVREVDEPYVMVLNPDVVVEPGTVKALVDALERDPRLAVVGPRVEEPDGSLYPSARRFPELGVAAGHAFLGYVAPRNRWSRAYKLADWDHSHRGEVDWVSGSCLMARRSAYQAVGGFDEDYFMYAEDVDLCWRTWQAGWRVAYEPEGRVVHTGGVSTDQAPYRMILEHHRSLWRFARKSASGRDRLALPAVAAGLGARTALSWGQRAYEGWRSRP; from the coding sequence ATGCCCGACTCCCCGGCCGCCGCGGTGGTGGTGAACTACAACGCCCGCGATGCGCTCGTGGCCTGCCTGGCCAGCCTGCGGTCCGAGGGCGTGGAGACGGTGGTGGTGGTCGACAACGACTCCCAGGACGGGTCGGCCGAGGCGGTGGCGGCCGCCGACCCCGACGCCCGGTTCATCGCCACCGGGGCCAACCTGGGCTACGGCACGGCCGCCAACCGGGGGGTACGGGAGGTGGACGAGCCCTACGTGATGGTCCTCAACCCGGACGTGGTCGTCGAACCGGGGACCGTGAAGGCCCTGGTCGACGCCCTCGAGCGCGACCCCCGCCTGGCCGTCGTCGGGCCCCGGGTCGAGGAGCCCGACGGCTCGCTCTACCCCTCGGCCCGGCGTTTCCCCGAACTGGGCGTGGCCGCCGGTCACGCCTTCTTGGGGTACGTGGCCCCCCGCAACCGCTGGTCACGGGCCTACAAGCTGGCCGACTGGGACCACAGCCACCGGGGAGAGGTCGACTGGGTGTCGGGCTCGTGCCTCATGGCCCGCCGCAGCGCCTACCAGGCCGTCGGGGGCTTCGACGAGGACTACTTCATGTACGCCGAGGACGTCGACCTGTGCTGGCGGACGTGGCAGGCGGGCTGGAGGGTGGCTTACGAGCCCGAAGGCCGGGTGGTCCACACCGGCGGGGTGTCGACCGACCAGGCGCCCTACCGCATGATCTTGGAGCACCACCGGTCGCTGTGGCGGTTCGCCCGCAAGAGCGCCAGTGGGCGAGACCGCCTGGCCCTACCGGCGGTGGCCGCCGGCCTCGGGGCCCGCACCGCCCTGTCGTGGGGCCAGCGGGCCTACGAGGGCTGGCGTAGCCGGCCGTGA
- the cofE gene encoding coenzyme F420-0:L-glutamate ligase, with protein MGRVERDIVNGLHIWPVVGLPEVRPGDRLAELIAARAELADGDVVVVTQKVVSKAEGRLVDCPADDEAARMALVEEESVRFLRRANGRTIVETHHGFVCAGAGIDFSNVPGGQAALLPVDPDRSARRIRDGLAAVCGRRVAVIVSDTFGRPWRRGLADVAIGCAGIGAVLDLRGTTDQQGRVLRLTEVAVVDELASAAELVMGKASGVAAAVVRGVDPDWLRESSVRAEIVRRPHEDLFR; from the coding sequence ATGGGGCGGGTTGAGCGCGACATCGTGAACGGTCTGCACATCTGGCCGGTCGTCGGCCTTCCCGAGGTGAGGCCCGGCGACCGGCTGGCCGAGCTCATCGCCGCCCGTGCCGAGCTGGCCGACGGTGACGTCGTGGTCGTCACCCAGAAGGTGGTGTCCAAGGCCGAGGGCCGGCTGGTCGACTGCCCGGCCGACGACGAGGCGGCTCGGATGGCGCTGGTCGAGGAGGAATCGGTGAGGTTCCTGCGCAGGGCCAACGGGCGCACGATCGTCGAGACGCACCACGGGTTCGTGTGCGCGGGGGCGGGGATCGACTTCTCCAACGTCCCGGGAGGCCAGGCCGCCCTCTTGCCCGTCGACCCCGACCGGTCGGCCCGGCGCATCCGGGACGGCCTGGCCGCCGTGTGCGGGCGGCGGGTGGCGGTGATCGTTTCCGACACGTTCGGGCGGCCGTGGCGGCGGGGGCTGGCCGACGTGGCCATCGGCTGCGCGGGCATCGGGGCCGTGCTCGACCTCAGGGGCACGACCGACCAGCAGGGCCGCGTCCTGCGGCTGACCGAGGTGGCCGTGGTCGACGAACTGGCTTCGGCCGCCGAACTGGTCATGGGCAAGGCGTCGGGGGTGGCGGCCGCCGTGGTGCGGGGCGTCGACCCCGACTGGCTGCGGGAGTCGTCGGTCCGGGCCGAGATCGTGCGCCGGCCCCACGAGGACCTGTTCCGGTGA
- a CDS encoding GDP-mannose 4,6-dehydratase, which translates to MRALVTGGAGFIGSTLVDRLLAEGHSVDVVDDLSSGTLANLADARSDPRREYSFHRIDIRSDAVVQLIAHRRPEVIFHLAAQADVRVSVEQPAFDAEVNVIGTINVLEGARLAGSRKVVFAASGGTLYGETDKLPIRESAPQRPLSPYGVSKKAGVDYLLAYRELHGLECTSLALGNIYGPRQDPHGEAGVVAIFAGLLLAGRTCTIFGDGEQTRDFVFVDDVVDAFSRAATRGDGLLMNIGTGTETSVNHLYTTMANGAGAESPPNYAPARQGELRRSSLDPSKAAVHMGWKPWTTIEEGTGQVLRWFRDRAQGR; encoded by the coding sequence ATGCGGGCGCTGGTCACCGGGGGCGCGGGGTTCATCGGTTCGACGCTGGTCGACCGGTTGCTGGCCGAGGGCCACTCGGTCGACGTGGTGGACGACCTCTCCAGCGGCACTCTGGCCAACCTGGCCGACGCCCGCTCCGACCCCAGGCGCGAGTACTCGTTCCACCGCATCGACATCCGGTCCGACGCCGTGGTCCAGCTCATCGCCCACCGCCGTCCCGAGGTGATCTTCCACCTGGCCGCCCAGGCCGACGTGCGGGTCTCGGTGGAGCAGCCCGCCTTCGACGCCGAGGTCAACGTCATCGGCACCATCAACGTCCTCGAAGGAGCGCGGCTGGCCGGCAGCCGCAAGGTGGTCTTCGCGGCCAGCGGCGGCACGCTCTACGGGGAGACCGACAAGCTCCCGATCCGCGAGTCCGCCCCCCAGCGCCCCCTGTCGCCCTACGGCGTGTCCAAGAAGGCGGGCGTCGACTACCTGCTGGCCTACCGCGAGCTGCACGGCCTCGAGTGCACGAGCCTGGCCCTGGGCAACATCTACGGCCCCCGCCAGGACCCCCACGGCGAGGCCGGGGTAGTGGCCATCTTCGCCGGCCTGCTGCTGGCCGGGCGTACGTGCACGATCTTCGGCGACGGCGAGCAGACCCGCGACTTCGTGTTCGTCGACGACGTGGTCGACGCCTTCTCGCGGGCCGCCACCCGGGGGGACGGCCTGCTGATGAACATCGGCACCGGCACAGAGACCTCGGTGAACCATCTGTACACGACGATGGCCAACGGGGCCGGGGCCGAGTCCCCGCCCAACTACGCCCCAGCCCGCCAGGGTGAGCTGCGGCGGTCGTCACTCGACCCGTCCAAGGCAGCCGTCCACATGGGCTGGAAGCCGTGGACCACGATCGAAGAGGGCACCGGTCAGGTCCTGCGGTGGTTCCGCGACCGGGCCCAGGGGAGATGA
- a CDS encoding NDP-sugar synthase, producing the protein MRAVVLVGGEGTRLRPLTLAMPKQMLPVAEVPMIERVLAHLGGHGVTEAVLSLGYRPGPFLSLFPEGRMGDIALRFVVEPEPMGTAGAIAYAAREAGVDETFVAVNGDVLTDLDVSALVTSHRHWGAEGTIALHHVADASAYGLVTTDASGRVKAFVEKPGPGQLAAVAAGGDINAGTYVLEPSVLDRVPVGRAVSIEREVFPPMASEGVLYAAVSGAYWLDTGTPALYLQAQLDLLDGLRPPPPAPGAVRRDGAHGPVWLLGEPVIDGLVSGGSLVGTAAFVHAGARVERSVIGAGARLAEGAEVRGSVLMAGASVHAGAVVEGSIVGEEAVVGEGAQVRGLSVVGKAMEVPPGAYLDGERFPAGG; encoded by the coding sequence GTGAGGGCTGTCGTCCTGGTGGGCGGCGAGGGCACGCGCCTGCGGCCGCTCACCCTGGCGATGCCCAAGCAGATGCTGCCGGTGGCCGAGGTCCCCATGATCGAGCGGGTCCTGGCGCACCTTGGAGGTCACGGGGTGACCGAGGCGGTGCTCTCGCTGGGCTACCGGCCGGGCCCGTTCCTGTCGCTGTTCCCCGAGGGGCGGATGGGCGACATAGCCCTGCGCTTCGTGGTGGAGCCCGAGCCCATGGGCACGGCCGGGGCCATCGCCTACGCGGCCCGCGAGGCGGGCGTCGATGAAACGTTCGTGGCCGTCAACGGCGACGTTCTCACCGATCTCGACGTGAGCGCCCTCGTCACCTCCCACCGGCACTGGGGGGCCGAGGGCACCATCGCCCTCCACCACGTGGCCGACGCTTCGGCCTACGGCCTGGTGACCACCGACGCCTCCGGTCGCGTGAAGGCCTTCGTGGAGAAACCCGGCCCAGGCCAGCTGGCGGCGGTGGCCGCCGGCGGGGACATCAACGCCGGCACCTACGTGCTCGAACCGTCGGTGCTCGACCGGGTCCCGGTGGGGCGGGCGGTGTCGATCGAACGCGAGGTGTTCCCCCCCATGGCCTCCGAGGGCGTGCTCTACGCGGCCGTGTCCGGTGCCTACTGGCTCGATACCGGGACGCCCGCCCTCTACCTCCAGGCCCAGCTCGACCTGCTCGACGGGTTGCGCCCGCCGCCCCCGGCCCCCGGCGCCGTCCGGCGCGACGGCGCCCACGGGCCGGTGTGGCTGCTGGGCGAACCGGTGATCGACGGTCTCGTGTCAGGCGGCTCGCTGGTGGGTACGGCCGCCTTCGTACACGCCGGCGCCCGGGTCGAACGCTCGGTGATCGGGGCCGGGGCGCGGCTGGCCGAGGGGGCCGAGGTCCGGGGCTCGGTGCTGATGGCCGGCGCGTCGGTCCACGCCGGGGCCGTCGTCGAAGGTTCGATCGTGGGCGAGGAGGCCGTGGTGGGCGAAGGTGCGCAGGTGAGGGGTCTCAGCGTCGTGGGCAAGGCCATGGAGGTGCCCCCCGGCGCCTACCTCGACGGCGAGCGCTTCCCGGCGGGCGGGTGA
- a CDS encoding class I SAM-dependent methyltransferase, whose translation MTGSGAVPHWEPIAHEFEQHAAAGAYNALYDRPTVLGLCGDVRGLRALDLGCGPGFYARELLDRGAAAVVGADASATMVDLARRRCPEAAEFRVHDLEAPLDWAADGSFDLIVMALVLHHLDDRAGALAEVYRALAPGGRVVVSTHHPTADWAIHGGSYFTTEVIEETWNRGWHVRYWRMPLTEVVAQFFTAGFVIEALQEARPAPEMATAFPADFDKLTRQPGFIAFRLAKAGSAGGRGSR comes from the coding sequence GTGACAGGCAGTGGGGCCGTTCCCCACTGGGAGCCCATCGCCCACGAGTTCGAGCAGCACGCCGCCGCCGGGGCCTACAACGCGCTGTACGACCGTCCCACGGTCCTGGGCCTGTGCGGGGACGTTCGGGGTCTGCGGGCCCTCGACCTCGGGTGTGGGCCCGGCTTCTACGCCCGCGAACTGCTCGACCGGGGCGCGGCCGCGGTGGTCGGGGCCGACGCCAGCGCCACCATGGTGGACCTGGCCCGGCGGCGCTGCCCCGAAGCCGCCGAGTTCCGGGTGCACGACCTGGAGGCACCTCTCGACTGGGCGGCCGACGGCTCCTTCGACTTGATCGTGATGGCCCTCGTGCTCCACCACCTCGACGATCGCGCCGGCGCCCTGGCCGAGGTCTACCGGGCCCTCGCACCCGGGGGGCGGGTGGTGGTATCGACCCACCACCCCACGGCCGACTGGGCCATCCACGGCGGGAGCTACTTCACGACCGAGGTCATCGAGGAGACCTGGAACCGGGGGTGGCACGTCCGCTACTGGCGCATGCCCCTGACCGAGGTCGTCGCCCAGTTCTTCACGGCCGGCTTCGTGATCGAGGCCCTCCAGGAGGCACGACCGGCGCCCGAGATGGCCACTGCCTTCCCCGCCGACTTCGACAAGCTGACCCGCCAGCCAGGCTTCATCGCCTTTCGCCTGGCCAAGGCGGGGAGCGCGGGTGGCCGGGGCTCGCGATAG
- a CDS encoding glycosyltransferase family 1 protein, protein MTGPRPLVVAEQLRRRVPGGIGTYVSSLTGALVAAGTEVTLWASRPPRGRSPGAPPPDRVATLGTTRVTSALPSRALVAAWDRGWAGPPPGFDVVHATSLAVPPAGRAPMTVMVHDLAWRRAPETFPERGRRWHEAALGRALARASLLLTPSRLTADDLVLAGAPASKVEVVEEGCDHLPPPDHAGADALRAALGIEEDYLLTVSTIEPRKNLERLVAAYGQARARLPHPAQLVVVGPAGWGGDLSPRPGVVMAGHVEEPAVLAGLYVRARLVVSVPLVEGFGLPAVEPMALGTPVVASPQPSTGGAAYEVDPHDVGSIADGLTRVATDEALRADLVAAGRERAARLTWSAAADHHRQLWADLASTGPTGPAGPPAGRRRSSAGD, encoded by the coding sequence GTGACCGGCCCGCGGCCCCTGGTCGTGGCCGAGCAGCTCCGCCGGCGGGTCCCGGGGGGCATCGGCACCTACGTGAGCTCGCTCACCGGTGCCCTCGTCGCCGCGGGAACGGAGGTGACCCTGTGGGCCAGCCGCCCGCCCCGGGGACGGTCCCCGGGCGCGCCGCCCCCCGACCGAGTAGCCACCCTGGGTACCACCCGGGTGACGTCCGCCCTTCCCTCGCGGGCGCTGGTGGCCGCCTGGGACCGGGGCTGGGCCGGCCCGCCACCCGGGTTCGACGTCGTGCATGCCACCTCGCTGGCCGTCCCCCCGGCGGGACGGGCCCCCATGACCGTCATGGTCCACGACCTGGCCTGGCGGCGGGCCCCCGAGACGTTCCCCGAGCGGGGCCGGCGCTGGCACGAGGCCGCCCTGGGCAGGGCCCTTGCGCGGGCCTCCCTGCTCCTGACACCCTCCCGCCTGACGGCCGACGACCTCGTATTGGCAGGTGCTCCCGCCTCCAAGGTAGAAGTGGTGGAGGAGGGCTGCGACCACCTGCCGCCCCCCGACCACGCTGGGGCCGACGCGCTCCGGGCCGCGCTCGGGATCGAGGAGGACTACCTGCTGACCGTTTCCACGATCGAGCCCCGGAAGAACCTGGAGCGCCTCGTGGCCGCCTACGGGCAGGCTCGGGCCCGGCTCCCCCATCCCGCCCAACTAGTAGTCGTGGGACCGGCAGGATGGGGGGGTGACCTTTCTCCCCGGCCGGGCGTGGTGATGGCGGGCCACGTCGAGGAGCCGGCCGTACTGGCCGGGCTCTACGTTCGCGCCCGGCTGGTGGTGTCGGTGCCCCTGGTGGAGGGGTTCGGCCTCCCGGCCGTGGAGCCCATGGCCCTGGGGACGCCCGTGGTCGCCAGCCCCCAGCCCAGCACCGGCGGGGCGGCCTACGAGGTCGACCCCCACGATGTGGGCTCGATCGCCGACGGGCTCACCCGGGTCGCCACCGACGAGGCGCTGCGGGCCGACCTGGTGGCCGCCGGCCGGGAAAGGGCCGCCCGCCTCACCTGGTCAGCGGCCGCCGATCACCACCGCCAGCTCTGGGCCGACCTCGCCAGCACCGGTCCCACCGGGCCCGCCGGTCCGCCGGCCGGCCGACGGAGGTCATCGGCCGGTGACTGA
- a CDS encoding DUF1698 domain-containing protein: MAATRNQRKLAKAVETVPFWWHSIDLGGGVVSDGRKSAEHLAREWDAMRLPSLAGKSVLDIGAWDGYFSFRAEAEGASRVVALDHYVWSMDLARQQAYWDECRRNGTVPVQYHHDPTLWRPHELPGKAGFDTAHRARASRVESVVGDFMTMDLEPLGTFDVVFFMGVLYHMRHPLLALERVASLTRNLLVVETEAVAVPGFEHHSFCEFFESNELNADVSNWWVPNRHAAMALCRAAGFGEVDADDDPANRPTQRDSLHRYRLFLRAWK; the protein is encoded by the coding sequence GTGGCTGCCACCCGCAACCAACGCAAGCTGGCCAAGGCGGTCGAGACCGTGCCCTTCTGGTGGCACTCGATCGACCTGGGGGGCGGCGTCGTCAGCGACGGCCGCAAGAGCGCCGAGCACCTGGCCCGGGAGTGGGACGCCATGCGCCTGCCCTCGCTGGCCGGCAAGTCGGTGCTCGACATCGGCGCGTGGGACGGCTACTTCTCCTTCCGGGCCGAGGCCGAAGGCGCCTCCCGGGTCGTCGCCCTTGACCACTACGTGTGGTCGATGGACCTGGCCCGCCAGCAGGCCTACTGGGACGAGTGCCGCCGCAACGGCACCGTGCCCGTGCAGTACCACCACGACCCCACGCTGTGGCGGCCCCACGAGCTGCCCGGCAAGGCGGGCTTCGACACCGCCCACCGCGCCCGCGCCAGCCGGGTGGAGAGCGTGGTCGGCGACTTCATGACCATGGACCTCGAACCGCTGGGCACGTTCGACGTCGTCTTCTTCATGGGCGTGCTCTACCACATGCGCCACCCGCTCCTGGCCCTCGAGCGGGTGGCATCGCTCACCCGCAACCTGCTCGTCGTCGAGACCGAGGCAGTGGCCGTCCCCGGCTTCGAGCACCACTCGTTCTGCGAGTTCTTCGAGTCCAACGAGCTCAACGCCGACGTCAGCAACTGGTGGGTCCCCAACCGCCACGCGGCCATGGCTCTGTGCCGGGCCGCGGGCTTCGGCGAGGTCGACGCCGACGACGATCCCGCCAACCGCCCCACCCAGCGCGACTCCCTCCACCGCTACCGCCTCTTCCTGCGCGCCTGGAAATAG